One segment of Mycobacterium spongiae DNA contains the following:
- a CDS encoding PE family protein codes for MSYVTVAPAMLISAAADLHAIGSALAAANIAAASPTTAVLAAGGDEVSAAIAALFSGHARDYQALSVQVAGFHDQFVQAVRANGGAYAAAEAVNAAQQSVEGDVLASINAHTEALLGRPLIGNGADGADGTGAAGGPGGLLFGSGGNGGSGAAGQNGGAGGAAGLLGDGGVGGAGGVGAAGGAGGSGGWLLGNGGAGGAGGAAMVAATVGGAGGVGGAGGLIGNGGTGGVGGPSSALGGIGGTGGTGGVGGVLGNGGFGGHGGFGNALGGGGVGGMGGAARYLGSGGWGGDGGVGAAGGAGGAGGILLGDGGDGGHGGSAAPGVRGGLPGPGGNGGNANWFGSGGAGGDGGAGLAGTDGMNPSSSEAAGPGANGMPHYVENFGGLGPFSLTGGNGGPGVDGGAGEAGGTGGHGGEVGFTNFGTVGKGNLNFTGGNGGSGGAAGAEGGNGGAGGAGGQATVTNNGTIMGNVVVTGGNGGSGVTGGVDGGAGGAGGIGGVGHNTGAGSAMGGIGGQGGAGNGALGVAGGSGGTGGAGGSGGRGGMFVGNGGDGGSGGIGGTGGTGAPGFAGGAGGSGGEGRADTTAVATGGEGGVGGLGGGGGTGGAGGSGGVGGNGGAAGAFIGIGGAGGAGGIGGVGGLGGIGGAGGVGGAGGAAISGSGVALGGDGATGGVGGTGGTGGVGGVGGSGGSGAAGGLIGFAGTSGGIGGGSSGGEGGLGGHGGNGGNGGTAAGGTTTPGQGGDLAPGGAGGAGGGGGAPGGTSGVEGNQGPSGNNGHPG; via the coding sequence ATGTCGTATGTGACCGTGGCTCCGGCGATGTTGATCTCGGCTGCCGCCGATCTGCACGCGATCGGATCGGCACTTGCCGCAGCCAACATCGCCGCGGCATCCCCGACCACCGCGGTGCTGGCCGCCGGGGGTGATGAGGTGTCGGCGGCCATTGCGGCGTTGTTTTCTGGCCACGCCCGCGACTATCAAGCGCTCAGCGTCCAGGTGGCGGGATTTCACGACCAGTTCGTCCAGGCCGTGCGCGCCAACGGGGGCGCTTATGCGGCCGCCGAGGCCGTCAACGCCGCGCAGCAAAGTGTCGAGGGGGACGTGCTGGCGTCGATCAACGCGCACACCGAGGCGCTCTTAGGGCGCCCACTCATCGGCAACGGCGCCGACGGGGCTGACGGAACAGGGGCGGCGGGTGGCCCGGGTGGTCTGTTGTTCGGTAGTGGGGGTAATGGCGGCTCGGGCGCGGCGGGCCAAAACGGCGGTGCGGGCGGGGCGGCGGGGCTGCTCGGCGATGGCGGCGTCGGTGGGGCAGGTGGGGTCGGTGCTGCTGGTGGTGCTGGTGGTAGCGGAGGTTGGTTGCTGGGCAATGGAGGGGCCGGTGGGGCTGGCGGCGCTGCGATGGTGGCCGCGACCGTCGGGGGTGCTGGCGGTGTCGGTGGGGCTGGGGGCCTCATCGGCAACGGGGGAACGGGTGGTGTGGGTGGGCCCTCGTCGGCGCTGGGTGGCATCGGCGGCACGGGGGGAACCGGTGGGGTTGGCGGCGTGCTCGGCAATGGTGGATTTGGCGGGCATGGTGGCTTCGGTAACGCTCTAGGCGGGGGCGGGGTTGGGGGTATGGGCGGCGCCGCCAGGTATCTCGGTAGCGGTGGTTGGGGCGGTGATGGTGGTGTCGGTGCCGCCGGTGGTGCTGGCGGGGCTGGTGGGATTTTGCTCGGCGACGGCGGTGACGGTGGGCACGGCGGGTCGGCGGCGCCGGGCGTCCGTGGCGGTCTGCCCGGGCCGGGCGGCAATGGGGGTAACGCCAACTGGTTCGGTTCCGGCGGTGCCGGTGGCGACGGTGGTGCCGGTCTGGCGGGGACAGACGGGATGAACCCGAGCTCAAGTGAGGCGGCCGGTCCCGGCGCCAACGGCATGCCTCATTACGTAGAGAATTTCGGCGGACTCGGTCCTTTCAGTCTCACCGGCGGCAACGGCGGCCCCGGCGTCGACGGGGGTGCCGGTGAGGCCGGCGGCACCGGTGGGCACGGCGGGGAAGTGGGTTTCACAAATTTTGGCACGGTCGGGAAGGGCAACCTCAATTTCACCGGCGGTAATGGCGGTAGTGGTGGTGCCGCCGGTGCCGAAGGCGGCAACGGCGGCGCCGGCGGGGCCGGCGGGCAGGCGACAGTCACGAACAACGGCACCATCATGGGCAATGTCGTCGTCACCGGTGGTAACGGCGGCAGCGGCGTTACCGGGGGCGTGGACGGCGGCGCCGGTGGTGCGGGCGGTATAGGCGGTGTAGGGCACAACACAGGTGCTGGTAGCGCCATGGGGGGCATCGGTGGCCAGGGCGGCGCTGGCAACGGGGCACTAGGCGTGGCGGGAGGCAGTGGCGGTACTGGCGGTGCTGGCGGTAGCGGCGGGCGCGGCGGCATGTTCGTCGGCAATGGCGGTGACGGTGGTTCCGGTGGGATCGGTGGGACCGGCGGTACCGGCGCGCCCGGCTTTGCGGGTGGTGCTGGCGGCTCCGGCGGGGAGGGTCGGGCTGACACGACAGCGGTTGCGACCGGGGGTGAGGGTGGTGTTGGAGGCCTCGGTGGTGGTGGCGGGACCGGCGGCGCGGGCGGCAGCGGGGGTGTCGGTGGCAACGGCGGTGCGGCCGGGGCGTTCATCGGTATCGGTGGCGCCGGAGGTGCTGGTGGAATCGGCGGCGTCGGCGGACTCGGCGGCATCGGCGGTGCCGGCGGTGTCGGTGGTGCCGGCGGAGCGGCTATTAGCGGCAGCGGAGTTGCCCTCGGCGGTGACGGCGCTACGGGCGGGGTCGGTGGCACCGGTGGCACTGGCGGTGTCGGTGGCGTCGGTGGCAGCGGGGGCAGCGGCGCGGCCGGTGGACTGATCGGGTTCGCCGGTACCAGCGGGGGCATCGGTGGCGGTAGTTCCGGTGGCGAGGGCGGCCTTGGGGGCCACGGCGGAAACGGCGGCAACGGCGGGACTGCCGCTGGGGGTACAACGACGCCCGGCCAGGGTGGCGATCTGGCACCCGGTGGCGCCGGTGGGGCCGGTGGCGGAGGCGGGGCGCCGGGTGGCACCTCGGGCGTCGAAGGCAATCAGGGCCCGTCCGGAAACAACGGCCATCCCGGTTAG
- the ndk gene encoding nucleoside-diphosphate kinase: MSERTLLLIKPDGVERQLIGEIIGRIERKGLTIAALELRNVGVELARRHYAEHDGKPFFDSLLEFITSGPLVAAIVAGPRAIAAIRQLAGGTDPVEKATPGTIRGDFGLETQFNLVHGSDSAESAQREIALWFPGI, translated from the coding sequence GTGAGCGAACGGACCCTCCTCCTGATCAAACCCGACGGTGTCGAGCGCCAACTCATAGGCGAGATCATTGGCCGCATCGAACGCAAGGGCCTGACCATCGCGGCATTGGAGCTCAGGAATGTCGGTGTTGAGCTCGCCCGGCGTCACTACGCCGAGCACGACGGCAAGCCATTTTTCGATTCTTTGCTGGAGTTCATCACGTCGGGGCCGTTGGTGGCGGCGATCGTTGCCGGACCGCGAGCGATAGCGGCGATTCGGCAACTCGCGGGCGGCACGGACCCGGTGGAGAAGGCCACACCCGGAACCATCCGGGGCGATTTTGGGTTGGAAACCCAGTTCAATTTGGTCCACGGTTCCGATTCGGCCGAATCGGCACAGCGTGAGATCGCGCTCTGGTTTCCCGGCATTTAG
- the folC gene encoding bifunctional tetrahydrofolate synthase/dihydrofolate synthase gives MNAVSSGAPDWPEPPQASGTPPTPDEIASLLQVEHLLDQRWPETRIEPSLTRISALMDLLGSPQLAYPAIHIAGTNGKSSVARMVDALLTALHRRTGRTTSPHLQSAVERIAIDGKPISPAQYVATYREIEPYVAMIDQQSQASSAGGPAMSKFEVLTAMAFAAFADAPIDVAVVEVGMGGRWDATNVINAPVAVITPISLDHMDYLGDDIATIAGEKAGIIHRAAEAAPDTVAIIGRQAPEAAQVLLAQSVRADAAVAREDSEFAVLGRQVAVGGQLLELQGLGGVYSDVFLPLHGEHQAHNAAVALAAVEAFFGAGAQRQLDVDAVRAGFAATTSPGRLERMRSAPSVFIDAAHNPAGAAALARTLSGEFDFRVLVGVLSVLADKDVDGILAALQPVFDWVVVTHNGSSRAVEVDTLAVAAGEWFGPDRVLTAQTLRDAIDVATALVDDAAADPDAAFTGAGIVITGSVVTAGAARTLFGRDPQ, from the coding sequence ATGAACGCGGTGAGTTCGGGGGCGCCTGACTGGCCCGAGCCCCCCCAGGCGTCCGGCACGCCGCCCACGCCGGACGAGATCGCGTCGCTGTTGCAGGTCGAGCACCTACTCGACCAGCGCTGGCCCGAGACCCGCATCGAACCGAGCCTGACTCGGATCAGCGCGTTGATGGACCTGCTCGGCTCACCGCAACTGGCCTACCCGGCAATCCACATCGCGGGCACCAACGGCAAGAGCTCGGTGGCGCGGATGGTAGACGCGCTGCTGACCGCGCTGCACCGGCGTACCGGGCGCACCACCAGCCCGCATCTGCAGTCGGCCGTGGAGCGCATCGCGATCGACGGCAAACCCATCAGTCCGGCCCAGTATGTGGCGACATACCGCGAGATCGAGCCGTACGTGGCGATGATTGACCAGCAATCGCAGGCTTCTTCCGCGGGGGGACCGGCGATGAGCAAATTCGAGGTTCTCACCGCGATGGCCTTCGCCGCGTTCGCCGACGCGCCGATCGACGTCGCGGTAGTCGAGGTAGGGATGGGCGGGCGTTGGGACGCCACCAACGTGATCAATGCGCCGGTGGCGGTGATCACCCCAATCAGCCTCGACCACATGGACTACCTCGGCGATGACATCGCGACGATCGCTGGTGAGAAGGCCGGCATCATCCACCGTGCGGCCGAGGCCGCACCCGATACGGTGGCCATCATCGGACGCCAGGCACCGGAGGCAGCGCAGGTGCTGCTGGCCCAATCGGTGCGTGCCGACGCCGCCGTGGCCCGCGAGGATTCCGAATTCGCGGTGTTGGGCCGCCAAGTCGCCGTCGGGGGCCAGCTGCTGGAGCTACAGGGCTTGGGCGGGGTGTACTCCGACGTCTTCCTGCCGCTGCACGGCGAACACCAGGCGCACAACGCGGCGGTGGCGCTGGCCGCGGTGGAAGCATTCTTCGGCGCCGGAGCGCAGCGTCAGCTCGACGTGGACGCCGTCCGGGCTGGATTCGCCGCCACGACCAGCCCGGGCAGGCTCGAGCGCATGCGCAGCGCGCCGTCGGTGTTCATCGACGCCGCGCACAATCCGGCCGGCGCGGCCGCGCTTGCGCGGACACTTTCCGGCGAGTTTGACTTCCGGGTGCTCGTCGGGGTGCTCAGTGTGCTCGCCGACAAGGATGTGGATGGCATCCTCGCGGCGCTGCAGCCGGTTTTCGACTGGGTGGTCGTGACGCACAACGGCTCATCGCGGGCGGTTGAGGTGGACACGCTGGCTGTGGCGGCTGGCGAGTGGTTCGGGCCCGACCGGGTGCTCACCGCGCAGACCCTGCGCGACGCGATCGACGTTGCGACCGCGTTGGTCGATGACGCCGCCGCCGACCCAGACGCGGCGTTCACCGGCGCGGGGATTGTTATTACTGGCTCGGTTGTCACCGCTGGTGCAGCCCGGACTTTGTTCGGTCGTGATCCGCAGTGA
- a CDS encoding valine--tRNA ligase — MTASPQPAASPLPKSWDPGSMESVIYQKWLDAGYFTADASSAKPAYSIVLPPPNVTGSLHMGHALEHTMMDALTRRKRMQGYEVLWQPGMDHAGIATQNVVESQLAVDGKTKEDFGRELFVDKVWDWKRESGGAIGGQMRRLGDGVDWSRDRFTMDEGLSRAVRTIFKRLYDAGLIYQAERLVNWSPVLETAISDLEVNYLEVEGELVSFRYGSLDDSQPHIVVATTRMETMLGDTAIAVHPDDERYRHLVGTTLAHPFVDRELIIVADEHVDPEFGTGAVKVTPAHDPNDFDIGTRHQLPMPSIMDTKGRIVDTGTQFDGMDRFEARVAVREAIAAQGRIVQEKRPYLHSVGHSERSGEPIEPRLSLQWWVRVESLAKAAGDAVRNGDTVIHPASLEPRWFSWVDDMHDWCISRQLWWGHRIPIWYGPGGERVCVGPDEAPPQGWEQDPDVLDTWFSSALWPFSTLGWPSRTTELDKFYPTSVLVTGYDILFFWVARMMMFGTFVGADDAITFDGRRGPQVPFTDVFLHGLIRDESGRKMSKSKGNVIDPLDWIEKFGADALRFTLARGASPGGDLAIGEDHVRASRNFGTKLFNATRYALLNGAALAPLPSFDELTDADRWILGRLEEVRAEVDSAFDGYEFGQACEALYHFAWDEFCDWYLELAKTQLTAGITHTTAVLATGLDTLLRLLHPVIPFLTEALWQALTEQESLVIADWPQPSGVNMDPVAAQRISDMQKLVTEIRRFRSDQGLADRLKVPARLGGVTDADLDTQVTAVTSLAWLTEPGADFHPSVSLEVRLGQDLNRTVVVELDTSGTIDVAAERRRLEKDLATAQKELASTAAKLANADFLAKAPEPVVAKIRDRQRLAQEETGRITARLAALQ; from the coding sequence GTGACTGCCAGTCCCCAGCCCGCCGCCAGCCCGTTGCCCAAGTCGTGGGATCCGGGCTCGATGGAGAGCGTGATCTACCAGAAGTGGCTGGATGCCGGCTACTTCACTGCTGACGCCAGCAGCGCCAAGCCGGCGTATTCCATCGTGTTGCCGCCGCCGAACGTGACCGGCAGCCTGCACATGGGCCATGCGTTGGAACACACCATGATGGACGCCCTGACCCGCCGTAAGCGGATGCAGGGTTACGAGGTGTTGTGGCAGCCGGGCATGGATCACGCCGGAATCGCTACCCAGAACGTGGTCGAAAGCCAACTCGCGGTTGACGGCAAGACCAAGGAGGACTTTGGTCGGGAGCTGTTCGTTGACAAGGTCTGGGATTGGAAGCGTGAGTCCGGCGGTGCCATCGGCGGCCAGATGCGTCGGCTCGGCGACGGGGTGGATTGGAGCCGGGACCGGTTCACCATGGACGAGGGCCTGTCACGGGCGGTGCGGACGATCTTCAAAAGGCTCTACGACGCCGGGCTGATCTATCAGGCCGAGCGACTGGTCAACTGGTCACCGGTGCTCGAGACGGCGATCTCGGATCTCGAGGTCAATTACCTTGAAGTCGAAGGCGAGCTGGTGTCGTTTCGGTATGGCTCGCTCGACGACTCGCAACCCCACATCGTGGTCGCCACTACCCGGATGGAGACGATGCTGGGCGATACCGCCATCGCGGTCCATCCCGACGACGAGCGCTACCGTCACCTCGTCGGCACCACCCTGGCCCACCCGTTCGTGGACCGCGAGCTGATCATCGTCGCCGACGAGCATGTGGATCCCGAATTCGGCACCGGCGCCGTCAAAGTCACGCCCGCACACGACCCGAACGACTTCGACATCGGGACACGGCACCAGCTGCCGATGCCCTCGATCATGGACACCAAAGGCCGGATCGTCGACACCGGAACACAATTCGACGGCATGGACAGATTCGAAGCCCGCGTCGCGGTTCGCGAGGCGATCGCGGCGCAGGGCCGGATCGTCCAAGAGAAGCGACCGTACCTGCATAGCGTCGGGCATTCCGAGCGCAGCGGAGAGCCGATCGAGCCGCGGCTATCGCTGCAATGGTGGGTCCGCGTGGAATCGCTGGCCAAGGCCGCCGGTGATGCGGTGCGCAACGGCGACACCGTGATTCACCCCGCCAGCCTGGAACCACGTTGGTTTTCTTGGGTCGATGACATGCACGACTGGTGCATCTCCCGCCAACTGTGGTGGGGGCATCGCATCCCGATTTGGTACGGGCCGGGCGGCGAGCGGGTGTGTGTGGGACCGGACGAGGCACCGCCGCAGGGCTGGGAGCAGGACCCCGATGTGTTGGATACCTGGTTTTCGTCCGCGCTGTGGCCGTTCTCGACGCTTGGCTGGCCGTCGCGCACCACGGAATTGGATAAGTTCTATCCGACAAGCGTTCTGGTCACCGGCTACGACATCCTGTTCTTCTGGGTGGCCCGGATGATGATGTTCGGCACGTTCGTGGGTGCCGACGACGCCATCACGTTCGATGGACGCCGGGGACCGCAGGTGCCGTTCACCGACGTGTTTCTCCACGGGCTGATCCGAGACGAGTCCGGTCGTAAGATGAGCAAGTCCAAGGGCAATGTCATCGATCCGCTGGACTGGATCGAGAAGTTCGGGGCCGACGCGCTGCGGTTCACCCTGGCTCGCGGGGCCAGTCCCGGCGGTGATTTGGCCATCGGCGAGGATCATGTCCGGGCATCGCGCAATTTCGGCACCAAGTTGTTCAACGCCACGCGGTACGCGCTCCTCAACGGCGCAGCGCTGGCGCCGCTACCCTCGTTCGACGAGCTGACCGATGCTGATCGGTGGATTCTCGGACGGCTCGAAGAGGTTCGGGCCGAAGTTGATTCGGCCTTTGACGGCTACGAGTTCGGCCAAGCTTGCGAGGCGCTCTACCACTTCGCGTGGGACGAATTCTGTGACTGGTACCTCGAACTGGCCAAGACGCAACTCACTGCCGGGATCACGCACACCACCGCCGTGTTGGCCACGGGGCTTGACACCCTGCTGCGCCTGCTGCATCCGGTCATTCCGTTTCTCACCGAGGCCCTGTGGCAGGCATTGACGGAGCAGGAATCGCTGGTCATTGCGGACTGGCCACAGCCCTCCGGAGTCAATATGGATCCGGTTGCCGCACAACGAATTAGCGATATGCAGAAGTTGGTGACCGAAATCCGCCGGTTCCGCAGTGATCAGGGCCTGGCCGACCGGCTGAAGGTCCCGGCACGGTTGGGTGGAGTGACCGACGCGGACCTGGATACCCAAGTGACCGCGGTGACATCGCTGGCCTGGCTCACCGAACCGGGCGCCGACTTCCATCCATCGGTGTCGTTGGAGGTTCGGCTCGGCCAAGACCTGAATCGCACTGTGGTTGTCGAACTCGACACCTCCGGCACCATCGATGTGGCCGCCGAGCGCCGCCGTCTGGAAAAAGACTTGGCCACCGCGCAAAAAGAGCTAGCCTCGACCGCCGCCAAATTAGCCAACGCAGACTTTCTCGCCAAAGCACCGGAGCCCGTCGTCGCCAAGATCCGGGATCGACAACGGCTGGCGCAAGAGGAAACCGGCCGGATCACCGCCAGGTTGGCAGCGCTGCAATGA
- a CDS encoding DUF4233 domain-containing protein, which yields MAVTLLLEAIVVLLALPVVGSVGGGLSAASLGYLIGLAALLILLSGLQRRPWAIWVNLGVQPALIAGYAVYPAVGVVGVLFTALWLLIAYLRAEVKRRHEPGLASPDGSG from the coding sequence ATGGCTGTGACGCTGCTGCTGGAAGCGATCGTCGTTCTGCTGGCCCTCCCTGTCGTGGGTTCGGTCGGCGGTGGGCTGTCTGCGGCATCCCTGGGCTACCTGATCGGGCTGGCGGCGTTGTTGATCCTGCTGTCCGGCTTGCAGCGCCGACCGTGGGCTATCTGGGTCAACCTGGGCGTTCAGCCGGCGCTGATCGCCGGCTATGCGGTATATCCGGCCGTGGGTGTCGTCGGTGTGCTGTTCACTGCGTTGTGGTTACTCATCGCCTATTTGCGTGCCGAGGTGAAGCGACGCCACGAACCTGGGCTGGCGTCGCCGGACGGATCCGGCTAG
- a CDS encoding saccharopine dehydrogenase family protein: MSATPREFDIVLYGATGFVGKLTAEYLARAGGDTRIALAGRSTERLLAVRQTLAEPARSWPIVAADAGSPSTLDEMAARTQVVITTVGPYSRYGLPLVAACAAAGTDYADLTGEPMFMRNSIDLYHKQAADTGARIVHACGFDSVPSDLSVYALHRAATDDGAGELLATDFVVRSFAGGLSGGTIASMLEVLSTMSNDPDARRQLADPYTLSTDRGAEPELGPQPDLPWRRGRRIAPELAGLWTTGFMMASTNTRVVRRSNGLLDWAYGRRFRYSESMSVGSSIVAPLASAAFSGFGNVMTLLGGRYFRFLPRGLIERVVPKPGTGPSAATRDRGYYRVETYTTTASGARYVARMEQDGDPGYKATSVLLGECGLALALDRDKLSDLHGVLTPAAAMGEALLARFPVAGVSLRTERLAG, encoded by the coding sequence ATGAGTGCAACACCGCGCGAATTCGACATCGTGCTGTACGGGGCCACGGGTTTTGTGGGGAAACTCACCGCCGAATACCTCGCCCGGGCCGGGGGTGACACGCGAATCGCACTGGCCGGCAGATCCACCGAGCGATTGCTCGCCGTCCGCCAGACTCTGGCCGAACCTGCGCGGTCGTGGCCCATCGTGGCTGCCGATGCCGGATCGCCCTCGACACTCGATGAGATGGCCGCCCGCACCCAAGTCGTCATCACCACCGTCGGGCCCTACTCCCGCTACGGATTGCCGCTGGTGGCCGCGTGCGCCGCGGCGGGCACCGACTACGCCGACCTGACCGGCGAGCCGATGTTCATGCGCAACAGCATCGACCTCTATCACAAGCAGGCCGCCGATACCGGTGCGCGCATCGTGCATGCCTGCGGGTTCGACTCGGTTCCGTCGGATCTGAGCGTCTACGCGCTACACCGGGCGGCAACCGACGACGGCGCCGGCGAGCTGCTCGCCACCGACTTCGTGGTGCGCTCTTTCGCTGGCGGGCTGTCCGGCGGCACCATCGCGTCGATGCTCGAAGTGCTGAGCACCATGTCCAATGATCCCGACGCCCGCCGCCAGCTTGCCGACCCGTACACGCTGAGCACCGACCGCGGCGCCGAACCTGAACTCGGCCCGCAGCCGGACCTACCGTGGCGCCGTGGTCGTCGAATCGCGCCGGAACTGGCGGGGCTCTGGACGACCGGGTTCATGATGGCGTCGACGAACACCCGGGTCGTGCGCCGCAGCAACGGGTTGCTCGACTGGGCCTACGGCCGCAGGTTCCGCTACAGCGAAAGCATGAGCGTGGGTTCCTCCATCGTGGCGCCGCTAGCGTCGGCCGCGTTCAGTGGATTTGGCAACGTTATGACGTTATTGGGCGGCCGCTACTTCCGATTCCTGCCGCGTGGGCTGATCGAGCGTGTCGTTCCCAAGCCAGGTACCGGTCCTAGCGCCGCGACTCGGGACCGCGGCTACTACCGCGTCGAGACCTACACCACGACGGCCAGCGGAGCTCGATACGTGGCACGAATGGAACAAGATGGCGACCCCGGTTACAAGGCGACATCGGTATTGCTGGGGGAGTGCGGGTTGGCGCTGGCACTCGACCGCGACAAGCTGTCCGACCTGCATGGTGTGTTGACCCCCGCGGCCGCGATGGGTGAGGCGTTGCTCGCGCGATTCCCGGTGGCAGGAGTATCGCTGCGCACCGAGCGGTTGGCCGGCTGA